In the Acropora muricata isolate sample 2 chromosome 10, ASM3666990v1, whole genome shotgun sequence genome, one interval contains:
- the LOC136887298 gene encoding small ribosomal subunit protein uS11-like isoform X2: MSSLGATMCHFRLLSQDLLCHRSLTWCVLQGLSRRCKKGLHPIPTKRFVGSYLQIKEHYKRSAAQAAKYKNLPIIQINASFNNTVITLSDPKGKTLGWVSAGTEGFKNARRGSSTAGRQAGIAAAYKALSLGVESARIKVCGIGTGRQGAINGIEAAGVRVVSVTDVTPVPHNGCRPRKARRL, translated from the exons ATGTCTTCCCTAGGAGCCACGATGTGCCATTTTCGATTGCTTTCGCAGGACTTGTTGTGTCACCGGTCCCTGACTTGGTGTGTTTTGCAAGGCCTCAGTCGTCGTTGTAAGAAAGGACTCCATCCCATTCCAACAAAAAG ATTTGTGGGGTCATATTTGCAAATAAAAGAGCATTACAAGAGATCAGCTGCCCAGGCTGCAAAGTACAAGAATCTACCAATAATTCAAATCAATGCATCCTTTAACAACACTGTCATTACACTATCGGACCCAAAAG GAAAAACATTAGGATGGGTTTCAGCT GGTACAGAGGGTTTCAAAAATGCACGCCGTGGAAGCAGCACAGCAGGAAGACAGGCTGGTATAGCAGCTGCTTAT AAAGCATTATCTCTTGGGGTAGAAAGTGCTCGCATAAAAGTCTGTGGTATCGGAACAGGACGGCAA GGCGCCATAAATGGCATCGAAGCAGCTGGAGTTCGTGTTGTCTCTGTAACAGACGTTACTCCTGTCCCTCATAATGGCTGCAGACCACGTAAAGCAAGAAGATTATAA
- the LOC136887298 gene encoding small ribosomal subunit protein uS11-like isoform X1, with amino-acid sequence MATLRATMCHFRLLSQDLLCHRSLTWCVLQGLSRRCKKGLHPIPTKRFVGSYLQIKEHYKRSAAQAAKYKNLPIIQINASFNNTVITLSDPKGKTLGWVSAGTEGFKNARRGSSTAGRQAGIAAAYKALSLGVESARIKVCGIGTGRQGAINGIEAAGVRVVSVTDVTPVPHNGCRPRKARRL; translated from the exons ATGGCGACACTTA GAGCCACGATGTGCCATTTTCGATTGCTTTCGCAGGACTTGTTGTGTCACCGGTCCCTGACTTGGTGTGTTTTGCAAGGCCTCAGTCGTCGTTGTAAGAAAGGACTCCATCCCATTCCAACAAAAAG ATTTGTGGGGTCATATTTGCAAATAAAAGAGCATTACAAGAGATCAGCTGCCCAGGCTGCAAAGTACAAGAATCTACCAATAATTCAAATCAATGCATCCTTTAACAACACTGTCATTACACTATCGGACCCAAAAG GAAAAACATTAGGATGGGTTTCAGCT GGTACAGAGGGTTTCAAAAATGCACGCCGTGGAAGCAGCACAGCAGGAAGACAGGCTGGTATAGCAGCTGCTTAT AAAGCATTATCTCTTGGGGTAGAAAGTGCTCGCATAAAAGTCTGTGGTATCGGAACAGGACGGCAA GGCGCCATAAATGGCATCGAAGCAGCTGGAGTTCGTGTTGTCTCTGTAACAGACGTTACTCCTGTCCCTCATAATGGCTGCAGACCACGTAAAGCAAGAAGATTATAA